TACTAGATAAGACTCGCATCAATGCTTAGTTTTTCATACTTAGTCCCTAGAGCTAATTATCATGATCCTTTTGGTCGCTTTGGGTCTCCCTTGCACCCCTTTCCTTGTCAACCTTCTGTACCCCTGCACCCAAGGCTTGCAGCTCCTTCTTATGTTGTTCCACCATCCTCTCCTTCTCTAGTGTCATCTGAAAAGTGATCATTTCTTCACGGCTGAGCTGGATGGACTTGTCCACATAGTCTCGTAGGCATGTGTACAAGACACCAGACGAGCCCACAGTACCAACTACCCATGTACCAAAAAAGGACTCCCTGAAAACAGTATAAATTAGACAACGGAGAAATATGAAGTTCACTATTTCGCTAGTATTTGCTTCTGTACCTAGGCCCAAATCCATCTCTAAATTGATAGTATTGCTGAGATCCTTTGCCATGATCGCCACTTCTCTTATGCTTTGCCTCTGTGGTAGTGGACGCCTTCTTCCGGCCCAGGTGCTACGAAATCAACACAGATCCACAAATATATAAATACAAATATGTCATGCGAACCTTGGTTCTATAACGAAGAGGGAGGACAGAGAGACAAATTAAGCACCCGAACCTAATAGATTAACAATACTTCTCAAATACCTATGTGCCCTTGTAAAACGTCTGGACTGCGTAAACCAATAGCAAAAGCTGAACGACCGAAGCTCCTTCCACAACTACACCGCCGATGCCATGTCGTCCCCCACAGCAGCCACAGACGCATCACGGTGTCGCGGCTGCCCGCCGCACGCCGCACGACCTCCCATCTAGCCACCACGGGCGGTCTCGCCTCTCCGCCATCCGTCCACCCGCCGCCACTCATTCCCTCCATTTCCCTAAACCTGCCGCCGCAATACCCCCTCCCTGTTCGTCGCTAAACTCCCGCGGTCGGCAGCGCCGCGCCGTCTCGCCGCCCAGCCCACTAATCTCATTAGCACAAAACCCCAAAAAAACCCAGGATGAGGATGAATAGTGTACCTGGCTCCTCGGTGTCATCCGACGTGCCGCGGCCGCGAGCTGCCGGAAGGCAGAACGCGCGACAAGCCCCATGGAAGCCTAGCGGAGATCGCCGGCGCACGAGGGCCAGTGGCGGTCGGCGAGGGAAAAGATGCGCCTGATTCCAGAACGAGAGCCCGATGGAGATGGAAATGTGCGTGGGCCCTTGCCCTTGATATGACACGTGTGTGACCCAAAGGTTcacgtttttttttaatttgattaTTTTCTATTTCACATGCTTTGTGAAAATAGTTGTTAAATAAAATACTTGTAGAAATATACCCCTAACTGGAAGAGTTCTGGAAATTCAAAGTGAGGACCCATTTGAATCccttcattttggaggaattgaaatctacataatggattaggctatttcGATTGGAATTTGACATTTCATAACTTTCTCAGGCTCACAAATAAACATATCTCAAATTCACAAGGTGGGAGATACAAATGGATTCTATAAatcactatgctataattctactctccaacttacaacacactcttcaactcacttctCTACAATAAAAATGCAACACATAAGTACGTCCCTTAcatgcctaacaataaatatacaaatatattacataTGCAACTATATTACCTTAATTAATCTTtgcctaaattataattattagaatgaattcaattccaaggatccaaacggaATTTTCCTTGCCCAGCATTTGAATTGGCAAAAATCACCTTTTATGTGTATTTTATCATAGAAGAAAGATCATAATTTTTTAAGTTGAAATAAAGATAAAATTTTGTAGATAATTATAGAGGTGATTATACAAATCCGTAGTTCACAGTTTTTAAAACATACTAGAGCTAAATCACAATGCATAGCAACTGCGTGCTACTCCAAGTCGCACTTCTTAGCTAGACTCGTAAATGTCTCTTCCAAGTCGGTGATTAGATTGTCCACACTCTTATATTTGACCAGCATGTCGTCCACAAAGTTTTCTGCGTTTTGCGCCGATTTTGTCCCAAAAACACTTTTGCATACACCTCTATTATATTGGACCATCAACTATGTTTTGCATACACTTTTGCTTCCCTTGGGCTTCTTCTTGAGTAGAGAAGCTATGGACCAAGTTTGAGGGGCATTGAGCTTATCCCTGGGTCACCCGACCCTCTCTCCAATTCTAGCCTGGCCTGTGTCGCGATCTTTTGAAAGGTGTAACTTTCACGTCCAGACTTCGAATTGGGTGAGCCAAAACTCCATTTCGTTTATCTCGATGTGATCTTCGACATGGTGTAGTCAAATATGCGATTTGATCAAGTGTTTGACCGTGTCCAATAGTCACCTTTGTTCCTATATCCACATAGTcatcaaaacttatggaattgaTTAGAATTAAGCCCTGTGACTATGGTGAATGTCATTCACATTCCCAATTTAAACATAGTTGATGATATGGAATAGGGAGTTAGTGACAATCAACAGAGGCGGGGACGGCGGTGGAGACGGAAGAGTGAGATGGTTGAGAAACTCTAAGTCTGTTATATATGTGACTACAGTAGCGGGTCGACTGAGCTTTGAGCCTATTTACATAGGCGGGCCTCTTAAGTGGTTCGTCTCTAAAAATAAGGTATATTTTCAAAGGCTCTGTAAAACGATTTCCAAAGTTGCTCATTTCTTGGTGTCTGCCTAAACAAAACAACCGTGTATAAAAATCATCAGGTGTTTTGGAGAGTGACATAATTTTTGCTCGTCTCTCTTTTTTTATAAAGACACTCAACAAGTTGTCTTCCAAAATCACTTTTAATTTTGTAGTAGTGCCCCTGCATGGTATTCTTTGTTTCTTCATATGGAAGGACATTTTGGCTCAATACATAGAATATATACACAGTTGGAGAACATAGAAAAGTCCCTAAAATCACAAAATAACATTCATCAGAACACCCACTCGAACCAACTAAGACAAGTTTACAGTTTACACCCAACAAAATTAATACAATGTTAACATAAAACTACTGGAGAACATAGTATGTATACTACTGGAGAAAATAATTGTACTTTAGCATAAAAGAAAAGTTCCTAAAATCGACAGAGCACCAACTCGAACTAATTAAGACAAGTTTGCACCCAACAAAATTAATACAATGTTCACGTAAAACTACATTATATCTTGATAGCATTAGCATTTCCCGAGATCCTCTTCACGTAGGGGTCGTGCATGGTCTGCTGCACTGGCATGGCGCCAAACGCCCCGAAGTTCATGCTACTTTTGTCATCTATCAATGAGTACTCCTCCAccttgtcgtcgtcgatgtcgtctccttcctcctcctcctcgtcgcagTCCTGAGGCTCGTCGTAGTACGAGCTGCTCTTGTCCATCTCCATCAGGCGGTCCGCGTACTTGACGCTCTCGATCCTCACCGGCACCTTCTGGTCCCCTTTGCCAGCACGCCCcaccgtggcggcggcggcggcgttgtctCCGCGCAGGATGCCGACGACGGTGCGCATGTCCGGGCGGCGGTCGGGCTCGCCCTGCACGCAGAGCGCGGCGCACTCAACAACACGCGCGAGCTGCGCGGCGTCGAACGTGCCCCGGAGGCGCGGGTCGACGAGGTCCCCGAGTCGGCCGCGCGCGATGAGCGGCTCGGCCCACTCGGTGATGGTGCGTTTCGCCCCGGACGGCAGGCGCTCGATGGGCTTCCTCCCGGAGACGAGCTCCAGCAGCAGGATGCCGAAGCTGTAGACGTCGCAGGCGCCGGAGACCTTCCCCCACATGGCGTACTCGGGCGCCAGGTACCCGAGCGTGCCCTTGACGCGGGTGGTCATGTGCGAGACCCCCTCGGGCACGAGCTTGGCGAAGCCGAAGTCGGCGACGAGCGGCGCGAAGTCCGAGTCCAGCAGCACGTTGCTGGCCTTGATGTCCCGGTGAATGATGTGCGGCGTCACCTCGTGGTGCAGGTACACGAGGCCTTCGGCCGAGCCGACGGCGACCGCGACGCGCCGCTTCCAGTCGAGCTGCACCTCGCCGGCGAACTGGCCGTGGAGGTGGGAGAGCAGGCTCAGGTTGGGCATGTAGTCGTAGACGATCATCCGCTGCTCCGCGCCCGCGCAGTAGCCGCGCAGGCCCAGGAGGTTCCTGTGGCGCACTCGGGCGAGGACCTCTACTTCCACCGCGAACTCCATCTCCGCCTTGGAGTTGTCGTTGGTGGCCTTGAGCTTCTTCACGGCGATCTGCATGCATGGGACCATGGGTCGGTCGTCATGTGCACACACAGGATGCTCTCACCGTCACCGAGCTGGTTGCGTGCGCTAGGTGTGGACGTGTGGTGTTACCTGGAGGCCGTCGGATGTCTTGCCCCAGTAGACGCTGCCGAAGCCGCCCTCGCCGAGCTTGTTCTCCTCGCTGAAGCCGTTGGTGGCGGCCTGCAGCTCCTTGTAGCTGAATATTCTCCACGTGCTGCTCATGGGCGACGCGCTCACGCAGCTGATGATTAAAAGACACACCCAGCAGAAACATGCATAAGGTAAACCATCGACGAGCCGCGCGCCTCGAGTACACACCAAGCAAGCAGCAGATGATGAAGCAAATCACACATGAAACCGAGGACCGTAAAGCACGCACGTACCCTTGCTCGACCTTCTCAGAACCGCAGCAGGAGGTCAACGACGAGCCCATGGCGCCGGACGATGCACGGACGACGTGGACGCCTCGACGACTCCTCTGTTCTCTCCAACAAGGCGGCGGCCGGCCGACGTGTGTCTCGCTCCCTCGCTCGTTTTGTCACGCGCACTGatatctagctagctagcttgagCCTTGAGGGGTACTTGAGTCGTTGGCTCTGTTTGGCTGCACAAATAGAGTAAAAACGACGATCAAAATAAGTTAGTCTGATTCAGCTTCTGTTTTTTTTACAAATAGGAACTGTGGGAATAAGTGTGGTCAGAATAAGCTGCTAAAAAGCGTGGTATTTAACTGTTAATTTCAGtttattttgaccataaaccgCTTATAAGCTGTACCAAACATGCCCGCTGTGCCTCGGAGTGAACGAAGAGTGGTGAAGCGATAATTGAGGGAACAAATAGAAGTACTCCTACTTGGGCTTTATGCTGTTGGCAGATGCAGATCTCCCGAAACCGTCCAAAGCCGGCGGACATCTTGATGCACCATTTGGTGAATCCTGCCAGCACTCCCGTGGTTTATGCGAGTAAAATAACTGGGCTCCAGTTACTGGCTCGCTCTTGGGCTGACCTGGTTTGGATGGACGTTTGGTGCAAGAGAAAGATGGTGGTGGAGTGAGAGAGAACAAGTGCCACGTCAACGGATCGCGAGCCAGTCAAACGTCTCGGATGCCGCCCGGCCACAGGCCGCGCAGCCCGGTTGCTGGAATGGGCTGCGGGAATGGGAGCGTCGTGAGTTGAGTCTACGTGGGCCCTATGGGCCTCCACACGGCGTACGCTAAAATGGGCTGCCGGACCAGACGAGTAGCGCAAGGATACGGCCTACGATGGCCCATGCATGCATCCATATAGGAAAGGTTGAATGAACGTTTTGATTCGCGCTGCATTGCAAGGCCGTCTGCAGTCAGTCTGCACAAAGTataaaatgacatgcaacaaaGAAGTATAAACTGACGTGCATCCAGTTCTCAACACAATCCACGAAAACAAGACCTCAAAACATCGTGAACGTACAACCCGGCAAGGATCAGGACACGTAGGGATGGAAACAGATCAAATTCGTATGGAATCGGATCTGGATATCACCTTTTACCATTTTTgtatttggattcgaatacggatatgaATATTTTTTAATACGAATACAAATGgatgtctcagattcagatttcTATTCGGACTCAAAGTGTATATTGTTATATTCAACATACATGCATAGATTTTACTAATAAGTTCCTCGATTAGCAAAATGAATAAAATCAAGGTACACTTCTAATAATCACCATATATCGAAATGAACTAGATTATAATGAATAATGTTTAATGAAATGATAggtcaaatgaagaaataagAATGTAGGCAACGAGTCATTTTGCTTTATCAATGTTTTTGTAATTACATTTATTACACAATTAGAGATTAAAGTATGTGGGTATATAACACAGACAAGGATAGCTCATCAAAAATAAAGTAtttatcaataaatatttaataaATAAGTATATCGTTAATTaatcattatttatataatatttatcatgaaattataaattatataaaatattttagattagtaaataaataaataaataaaagtattaaaataattcaCAAATATATTAGGTTTAGATTAAATTATAAAAATACTAAAAATAATTAAATCTTTATGTATCATTAACATCAAATTAGTATTGAAAGTTATTTATAGATATACTATTAAATAGTTTCAGTACATCATTAGTAAATAACTAGTCACAAGTCATGGAGAGAAAACTTTTAAATGAATTTATTATACCTTGTTCTTTGCGGATATGGATAAAAGTAAGATATTCCATATTTTTGCCAAATACGTATCTGGAATCGGATAGAATAATAAAATACTAAAATGTGAATTCGAATATATTCATTTAGTATCACATTGAAAACAGATACGAATACGGATATCCATATATATAAGTTTTAGCGGATATGGATGTCGGATAATTCGGATTTCAATCCCTAAGGACCTGGTTATGGAGGCAGCGTTTCCAGAGAATCAAACCCTCCGGCACCTGGAAGGTATGCTCCAGCACAAATGGGCACAGGGCATCTGAATCTGATCCATCAGGCCGTCCAGCTCTTAACTAAATTCCCTTGTGCTTCAGGTGCCCTTCCACTAGCAATGATATACTACTCCTAGCCGACGGCGTCTTACAGCACACGGCTGGCGGACGCAGGTGGAATGGGGGAATCCGAACCCAAGTCCCCCCGCGGAAACGGGGACTGACCGAAAGGAACGAAACGACCGGAGTCCGGAGCTGCCACACGCACCGACCCCTACTCAGGAATCAACATCGATCATCATGGGAATTCCGCGGGAAATGTGGCCGGCCGGAGACGGAATCCGTGGACGCGGAGTCAACGGGGACAGGCGACCTCTCCGCGGCCGCAGCAACGTCTCGTCGGCTCCGGTCGCTGCTACGTCGTCGTTTCGTTCCCGGAATTGAGGTGCGAATCCGGCCGGCTGCATATGGGAGGATCTCGAATTCTGGATCGACATGGTCCGAGTTTATCCGTCAGGGCTTTGCATACTTGCAAGAAGATCAGCTACGACTATGCTGAATGGATCCAAGAATCCGTGCCAGTGGCTACAGTGACAGTGAGCCGCGGATTCTTCCTACagagttcagacttcagagcacCACACGACCTGGCAATTGGCAAATGGCAGATTCTCTCCTGACCATTTGTCAATTATTACCAGGTACCAAATCCGGTGAGAGTTTGGACATATCCAGTCCAGCGCCGGGTTGCAGTTGCAGGAGATAAGCATGAACTGACTGCCATCGAGCTGAAATGGGCACACACTGTCTCCTGCCTGCCTAGGCTATTACCGATGACGTTCCCATCTTGCGCGCCTTTTGTCATTTTGATATCGCGATCTGCAACAAGATAGTGAGGCCAAACTGCTTATTGCAGGAAAGGTGATGCGTGAACACATCTGACAGCTGCTGCTATCTGAATATGTTTCCGGGATGGCCAGATCGGGTATCAACAGACAACACTAGCTCGGATCACACGAACGGTCCTGATTCGCCGAGTTCACCTAATCACCGGTCACCGTGGAACTGCCAATCTGTTTGGGAGACTGGGGCAGCATGGCCATCAGCAGCTCAACTTCCTGTCTCACTATTCAGGTATCATCTATATCGTCCTTCCAACATCTGGTTTCTATTGATCCTTCTACAAAGACTCAAGACAGCAACCGCATACAGAAGCAAttattcttgttttttttttgtgcaaAAAACTGGATACCAATTTCAAaacgacttttttttttttgaagaaaaaggagCACAACTCGTTCATTTAAGAAGACTTTACAATATCACATATGAAGGTTAGCTCTTCTCATCTATCGATTGTCATAGTATTTGCCCACAGCTAAGCCTCAACGTTCACCCCTGGAGGCATATAAATTACTAAcccgagaaaaagaaaaaaaatatccaAAATACCATACACTTATTGTTTTTACCAGGTAAATATACAAGGCGTAATTTGACATGACACAGTCTCTCAAGTTACACTTTTACCATTAATTGTATATAATATTTATTATGATTATAAGCTTATAATTATTGGATAGTACATTTGATTACGATTACGAATCTAACTACGTGAAAGTTTGTATTATGATACTTAAAAATTGTTGGCCATGATATTAGTATAAAAATTATgaagtttgaatcttgatatcTGTGTAGGGGTAGGCATTCGGATGACCCGAAAATTGGGATTTGGTAGTTCGCGTATATAGAATTTCAGGTAATAGAAATTGACACCTCATGTTTGCCCCGAAGAAAGCATTACCCAATAATTCGAATTCAGATATACTCGATGTACTCGAGATTCACAAAAccagcaagagagagagagagagagagctgcagAGAGTTGGCGGAGGCAGCGGCAAGAGGACAAGAAAACGGACTCATGACGTGCAACTGTGCAAGGCAGCTGATGTGAGAATTTCTTTAGCATTCAATGGCACAAGAAATTTATCACAAAAAGCTAGCTTACTCACGTCATATATTGTGTTGTCTACCATTGATTTTCAAACTTTGATGTGTGTAGCATATGTGAAGCTGTAATGGCTATGGTCAGGGGCCATTTGAGATAGTTTCTTCCGGATTCAGCTCTATGCTAAATCTAGAGGAGTTAGAACCGGTgaagctagtttttttttttccagcTTCACCAGCTTCTAATTTTATTacgagaagaaagagaaaaacgacTTACAACTATATTACACAAGATTACCTGGAGCCATTCTAAGGAGATGCAGCCTTACAGTACGATCACCGCATCAAGTGAGGTATGTGAATGAGGATCTGCTAAATCGAATATCAAATTGTCGATGGATGTCGATGGGATATCGTCGATAGTGCACCGAGGGGTAAACTCGCAATTAGATCAAACGAGCCCTGATCCCCTATAGCTCCCCTTTGTGCATGGGGCATGGGATCATGCAGGGTCGCTCGTGGTCCCATTTTCGGGCTCCTTGAGCTGTAACTATTCCAGTTAACGTGGAGCCGAATCTTGGTAGCCTCGTCAACACGGATGCTACTTTACTTTGGATGCAGGAATTAAAGTTTAAGAGGTATCACATCGGATAtcacatggggtgttcggatactaataaaaaaattacagaatccgtcagtaatccacgaaacgaatttattaagcctaattaatccgtcattagatatgttactgtagcaccatattgtcaaatcataaactaattagacttaataaattcgtcttgtaaggtagtctcaatctgtgcatttagtttcgtaattagcctatatttaatactccatacatgtgtcaaacatctaatgagacagcgactaaagtttaggaggacgACGTTActcagcaggagcaggagcaggagcaggagcaggagcaggggcCGGCAGGGCCGGCATGGCGATCAGGAACTCTGCTGCCTGTCTCACTAAACCTGTACGGAGTATCCTCTGTGTTTTCCTTCTCAAGTCTGAACCTCTGTGATCAGCCAGAGAAAATAGTTCAGTCCTCTGTGATTTCTCTGGCTGATCACTTGAACAAACAGATGGACTGAACTATTTTCTAGTACGAAAAGTAATGTGTTCCACTAGTTCTACTCAAACATTGCTGAACTGTAGCCCTGGTGGCTAACTGGCTGTGCCTGTTTATCGATGATCGATCCATTATAGTCGTTTCTGAATTTGAAGCAGAAAGTTGCTGAAATCTTCTTTTTTCCATAAACAGATTGCAGCAACTGGAAAAGTTAGCAAAACTCGCATtgaagtttcttttttttttccattaATTTCACCCCCAGTCTCAACCAATCACGTCAAGAATCTACATCTACAGCTAAATCTAACACACCACTCCAGCAAGAGGAGAAATGGGGAGGAAAAACGAGCGATCACTCAGCCAGTGCAGTCGCGCTGCTGGTGCTGCTGCCTTCACTGCCCCGGctcacggcgccggcgccggcgccggcgtcggcTCCGAGCCGGGGCACTCCCTGCTCACAGTCGCCGTCGTCCGCGTGCACCTTCTTCTCCTCGcccgagccggagccggagccgccc
The nucleotide sequence above comes from Miscanthus floridulus cultivar M001 chromosome 18, ASM1932011v1, whole genome shotgun sequence. Encoded proteins:
- the LOC136519565 gene encoding uncharacterized protein gives rise to the protein MGLVARSAFRQLAAAARRMTPRSQHLGRKKASTTTEAKHKRSGDHGKGSQQYYQFRDGFGPRESFFGTWVVGTVGSSGVLYTCLRDYVDKSIQLSREEMITFQMTLEKERMVEQHKKELQALGAGVQKVDKERGARETQSDQKDHDN
- the LOC136521835 gene encoding PTI1-like tyrosine-protein kinase At3g15890; translated protein: MGSSLTSCCGSEKVEQGCVSASPMSSTWRIFSYKELQAATNGFSEENKLGEGGFGSVYWGKTSDGLQIAVKKLKATNDNSKAEMEFAVEVEVLARVRHRNLLGLRGYCAGAEQRMIVYDYMPNLSLLSHLHGQFAGEVQLDWKRRVAVAVGSAEGLVYLHHEVTPHIIHRDIKASNVLLDSDFAPLVADFGFAKLVPEGVSHMTTRVKGTLGYLAPEYAMWGKVSGACDVYSFGILLLELVSGRKPIERLPSGAKRTITEWAEPLIARGRLGDLVDPRLRGTFDAAQLARVVECAALCVQGEPDRRPDMRTVVGILRGDNAAAAATVGRAGKGDQKVPVRIESVKYADRLMEMDKSSSYYDEPQDCDEEEEEGDDIDDDKVEEYSLIDDKSSMNFGAFGAMPVQQTMHDPYVKRISGNANAIKI